The proteins below are encoded in one region of Frankiales bacterium:
- a CDS encoding HAD-IA family hydrolase, with protein MRQAVRSWAEADGVDLDAWIATMRDWFGDQGAAEARFNPVHALERGELTVPEFDVRLAEALSRRSGRTYEPEGLLTRLFEHFEHAPDMAGLVRRAHESGLRTALLSNSWGNDYPRDGWDDMFDVVVISGEVGMRKPEARIFEHTVDLLGVAAGECVFVDDLAHNVEAAVAAGMVGVQHRSYDETRRELEVLFGRPLA; from the coding sequence ATGCGCCAGGCGGTGAGGTCCTGGGCCGAGGCGGACGGCGTCGACCTCGACGCCTGGATCGCCACGATGCGCGACTGGTTCGGCGACCAGGGGGCGGCCGAGGCCCGGTTCAACCCGGTGCACGCCCTGGAGCGCGGCGAGCTGACGGTGCCGGAGTTCGACGTCCGGCTCGCCGAGGCGCTCTCGCGCCGGTCCGGCCGCACCTACGAGCCGGAGGGGCTGCTCACCCGGCTGTTCGAGCACTTCGAGCACGCACCGGACATGGCCGGACTCGTGCGCCGCGCCCACGAGAGCGGGCTGCGCACCGCGCTGCTGTCGAACTCGTGGGGCAACGACTACCCGCGCGACGGCTGGGACGACATGTTCGACGTCGTGGTCATCTCCGGCGAGGTCGGCATGCGCAAGCCCGAGGCGCGCATCTTCGAGCACACCGTGGACCTGCTGGGCGTGGCCGCCGGGGAGTGCGTGTTCGTCGACGACCTCGCGCACAACGTGGAGGCCGCCGTGGCCGCCGGGATGGTCGGCGTCCAGCACCGCAGCTACGACGAGACCCGGCGCGAGCTCGAGGTGCTGTTCGGGCGGCCCCTGGCCTGA